One genomic region from Saprospiraceae bacterium encodes:
- a CDS encoding T9SS type A sorting domain-containing protein, with translation MKKILLGFIIICLHSLATSGQNCNLNCPKNLSTSLHPEFGCTRALSPYDLMTNPSDISPTCQAYQLKLDYPYGTHQMNTDGALDISHSGYSMTYHIIDSVSKNSCWGTLKVNSCDLCQIPTPPVITSFTVTPEPIIPGTTINLSVTAMDNISISKVEFYNGTSLFKTDYSAPYSTTYTTHAEYASKNYFKAIVYDNCGDKDTSDVLVRTTLFPTCYDGVKNGSETGVDCGGGCHDICPVACYKPSGLTASVSGSYVTLSWYGTVTQYDLEIFNISTSTLVVTIPIATNPYHINLVDGNYKYRVRQGSSCLWSDYVSFSVNTYYGHCYVPTNLAHTINGSQVSLSWTGYASQYHLEIINTTTHATVVTSLISTTNYQISLPNGYYKWRVKSVCGSQYSDWCTDQIFAVNYTDPHCYAPSYLTSSVSGDKVTLTWSGSAADYHLEIINVNTYATVVSATWASSPYQATLPNGTYKAKVRTVCGSGYSSWTSEVIFTINYASHPPCAKPYHMLFSINGTYATISWSGDGSQYQIELENTDKNVMVNNDIMAGTIFQSTLAPGNYRCRVKSKCPPDWSDWCDYGWFTIQGDHPIPGPGSPPSTCAAPTQLFPSVALHDVTLSWSGSADQYQLQAENRVTGEAVISAGLNTKSYLATLPNGGYHYRVRSQCGNDYSEWSSWSEFTVNAASPVVTTPEPDTCHRVPTGLSAMVVGHAVTLTWAGGTAQYMLQLNNTNAATNLIEEVLLDKTYSTTLTEGVYEFKVQGVCGTQQTSWSQTAIVVIGGSDDEAIGHYAPVDSSCTNSISPRIIQATKNSVTLKWNKGSGAANYTIEVIDVAHPEVYRYITTQYTDSTITITGLLPNNVYNIFVKTICGTGVSQRTSHTIVTTPATNSTATSKFDCDAPPGLAVNFISATSALVSWGPVTGLKYYKLVAESTGDTPAFSLLQTVLNNQFTVTNLAPGGSYQFKVGAECFFSKSVYTPNMAFTMPDAPSALFSLEARSAPIHPMTVEVFPNPVRSTLNIKLHDNVDHQGWLELTNINGQIQSTWKNIPLHESMSLNVEQLSSGVYFLRINTGRNQIVKKIVVE, from the coding sequence ATGAAAAAAATTCTACTTGGTTTTATTATCATTTGCCTCCATAGCCTGGCTACCTCCGGTCAAAACTGCAACCTCAATTGCCCTAAAAATTTAAGCACTTCTCTGCACCCTGAATTTGGATGTACCAGAGCTTTGAGTCCGTATGACCTGATGACCAATCCATCTGATATCTCGCCGACTTGCCAGGCCTATCAGCTCAAGTTAGACTATCCCTATGGCACCCATCAAATGAATACTGACGGTGCGCTGGACATTAGTCATTCCGGTTATAGCATGACCTATCATATTATAGACTCCGTCTCAAAAAACTCTTGCTGGGGGACATTAAAAGTAAATAGTTGTGACCTCTGCCAGATACCTACCCCTCCGGTGATCACCAGCTTTACGGTTACGCCCGAACCTATAATCCCAGGCACCACAATCAATCTGAGTGTAACTGCTATGGATAATATCTCTATCAGCAAAGTTGAATTTTATAATGGAACTAGCTTGTTCAAAACAGATTATAGTGCTCCGTATTCAACTACTTATACCACGCACGCAGAATATGCTTCTAAAAATTACTTTAAAGCCATCGTTTACGACAATTGCGGTGACAAGGATACTTCCGATGTGCTCGTGCGTACGACTCTTTTTCCCACATGTTATGATGGAGTAAAAAATGGTTCTGAAACCGGAGTAGACTGTGGTGGTGGCTGTCATGATATATGTCCAGTAGCATGTTACAAGCCTTCTGGTTTGACTGCGTCAGTGAGTGGTTCTTACGTGACATTAAGCTGGTATGGCACCGTGACCCAATACGATCTTGAAATCTTTAATATTTCAACCTCTACCCTGGTAGTCACTATACCCATCGCCACAAACCCCTATCATATCAACCTGGTAGATGGCAATTATAAGTACAGGGTAAGACAGGGCAGTTCCTGCCTTTGGAGTGATTACGTTTCATTTTCAGTCAATACATACTATGGTCATTGTTATGTACCAACCAACCTGGCTCATACTATCAATGGATCCCAGGTGAGTCTATCCTGGACGGGTTATGCCTCCCAATATCATCTCGAGATCATCAATACCACTACCCATGCTACTGTGGTGACCAGCCTGATATCTACTACCAACTATCAAATCTCCCTGCCCAACGGATATTATAAATGGCGAGTTAAGAGCGTCTGTGGAAGCCAATACAGTGATTGGTGTACAGATCAGATCTTTGCTGTTAATTATACAGACCCGCATTGTTATGCTCCCAGTTATTTGACCTCGTCCGTCAGTGGCGATAAAGTCACTTTGACCTGGTCGGGATCCGCTGCTGATTATCATCTGGAGATCATCAATGTCAATACTTATGCCACGGTGGTTTCAGCTACCTGGGCTAGCTCACCTTACCAGGCTACTTTGCCCAATGGTACCTATAAAGCTAAGGTGCGCACCGTATGCGGATCAGGCTATAGCTCCTGGACCTCTGAGGTAATATTTACAATCAATTATGCTTCGCATCCTCCTTGTGCCAAGCCTTATCATATGCTATTTTCCATCAATGGTACCTATGCCACTATTTCGTGGTCAGGAGATGGTAGTCAATATCAGATAGAATTGGAGAACACCGATAAGAATGTCATGGTCAATAACGATATCATGGCAGGCACGATTTTTCAATCTACGCTGGCTCCCGGCAATTACCGATGCAGAGTAAAGAGCAAGTGTCCACCTGATTGGAGTGATTGGTGTGATTATGGTTGGTTTACCATCCAGGGTGATCATCCAATCCCAGGACCGGGCAGCCCACCAAGTACTTGTGCAGCTCCAACTCAACTTTTTCCATCTGTCGCCTTACATGATGTGACTTTATCCTGGTCGGGATCGGCAGATCAATACCAGCTCCAGGCTGAAAACAGGGTCACCGGCGAGGCTGTGATTTCGGCAGGCTTGAATACAAAATCCTATCTGGCTACCCTTCCAAATGGTGGTTATCATTACCGAGTAAGAAGCCAGTGTGGCAATGATTATAGCGAGTGGAGTTCCTGGTCAGAGTTCACCGTCAATGCTGCAAGTCCTGTGGTCACCACCCCCGAACCAGATACTTGTCATCGTGTTCCTACCGGACTATCTGCGATGGTAGTTGGTCATGCAGTGACCCTTACCTGGGCTGGAGGGACAGCTCAATATATGCTTCAGTTAAATAACACTAATGCAGCTACCAATCTTATTGAAGAGGTTTTGCTTGATAAGACTTATTCGACCACTTTGACTGAGGGTGTATATGAATTTAAAGTGCAAGGTGTATGTGGAACTCAACAGACTTCGTGGAGTCAGACTGCTATCGTGGTCATTGGAGGATCGGATGACGAAGCCATCGGCCATTATGCTCCTGTCGATTCAAGTTGTACCAATTCAATTTCACCACGGATCATTCAAGCAACCAAAAATTCTGTGACCTTAAAATGGAACAAAGGAAGTGGCGCTGCAAACTACACCATAGAAGTAATCGATGTGGCCCATCCGGAGGTATACCGATATATCACTACGCAGTATACTGATTCCACCATCACCATCACTGGTCTGTTGCCCAATAATGTTTATAATATTTTCGTAAAAACTATCTGTGGCACTGGGGTATCTCAGCGTACCAGCCATACGATAGTGACTACGCCAGCCACCAACAGCACTGCTACCAGCAAATTTGATTGCGATGCACCTCCGGGCCTCGCTGTGAATTTCATCTCTGCCACAAGTGCTCTCGTATCCTGGGGGCCAGTGACGGGATTGAAATATTACAAACTAGTGGCAGAATCCACCGGCGATACACCTGCCTTCAGCTTGCTTCAAACTGTGCTCAACAATCAATTTACGGTGACCAACCTGGCCCCCGGAGGCAGCTATCAGTTTAAGGTAGGAGCTGAATGTTTCTTTTCTAAAAGCGTGTATACTCCTAATATGGCTTTTACCATGCCAGATGCCCCTTCTGCGTTGTTTTCTCTGGAGGCAAGATCTGCTCCAATACATCCGATGACCGTAGAAGTATTTCCAAACCCGGTACGGTCTACCTTAAACATCAAGTTACATGATAACGTAGACCATCAGGGATGGTTAGAACTCACCAATATCAATGGTCAGATTCAATCCACCTGGAAAAATATACCACTTCATGAATCTATGTCATTAAATGTAGAGCAGCTTTCATCAGGAGTATATTTTCTAAGGATAAATACTGGCCGTAATCAAATCGTCAAAAAAATAGTGGTCGAGTAG
- a CDS encoding M48 family metalloprotease, with protein MKRLNYFISILILAMLFYQCSRNPVTGKKQLNLMSEAQEKQMGLESNPQVLAEFGKYDDPALQAFINEKGQEMAKISHRPDHGYTFQIIGSPIVNAFAVPGGYVYFTRGIMAHFNNEAEFAGVLGHEIGHITARHANAQAKDQLLTQVGVIGLLVISPAAASMAESLMQGAQLLLLKFSRAHESQSDELGVEYSTKIGYDAHQMAQFFQTIGRISDQAGARIPVFLSTHPDPGDRFNRVHKLAEQAQTASTINKASLKVNRDEYLRRIHGLMYGEDPNEGYVDGGVFYHPQLRFRFPVPTGWQVQNSPSQLVMAEPAGKAMMLLTMGQGATFDEVIANSNTQFGLTAIRSENRTVNGYRAVVVLASPTIAAGQQAPAEAEKTLVLSYYIQKEQNIFCLHGVCANKDYQSYQNLFLNTMEGFNNLTDPNKINVFPEYISVVNAPRTATLSELLTSYGITQARLEEFAILNGMQLKDVVPAGKLFKVAQKGKA; from the coding sequence ATGAAAAGACTCAATTATTTTATAAGCATCCTCATCCTTGCGATGCTGTTTTATCAATGTTCTCGTAATCCCGTGACCGGCAAGAAGCAGCTCAACCTGATGTCGGAAGCACAGGAAAAGCAAATGGGCCTTGAAAGTAATCCGCAAGTCCTCGCCGAATTTGGCAAATATGATGACCCTGCTTTGCAGGCTTTTATCAACGAAAAAGGTCAGGAGATGGCCAAGATCAGTCACCGACCAGATCATGGTTATACCTTTCAGATTATAGGGTCTCCCATAGTAAATGCTTTTGCTGTACCAGGGGGTTATGTGTACTTCACCAGGGGTATCATGGCACATTTTAATAATGAGGCAGAGTTTGCCGGGGTGCTTGGACATGAGATTGGCCACATCACAGCAAGGCATGCCAATGCCCAGGCTAAAGATCAACTGCTTACCCAGGTCGGTGTGATTGGGCTTTTAGTCATCTCTCCGGCTGCAGCTTCGATGGCTGAGTCCCTCATGCAGGGAGCCCAATTATTATTGCTCAAATTTAGCCGTGCACATGAGTCTCAATCTGATGAATTAGGAGTCGAATACTCCACCAAGATTGGATATGATGCTCACCAGATGGCCCAATTTTTTCAGACTATCGGCAGAATATCAGATCAGGCAGGGGCTCGCATTCCCGTATTTTTAAGTACCCATCCTGACCCTGGAGACCGATTCAATAGAGTGCATAAATTAGCGGAGCAAGCGCAGACAGCATCCACTATCAATAAGGCTTCTCTTAAGGTCAACAGAGATGAATATCTTAGGCGCATCCACGGATTGATGTATGGCGAAGATCCAAATGAAGGCTATGTAGATGGAGGTGTATTTTATCATCCGCAGCTAAGATTCCGATTTCCTGTACCTACAGGTTGGCAAGTACAAAACTCACCTTCACAGCTAGTCATGGCAGAACCGGCTGGCAAAGCCATGATGTTGCTGACCATGGGACAGGGCGCCACCTTTGACGAAGTGATCGCTAATAGCAATACCCAGTTTGGATTGACTGCGATCAGATCAGAAAACAGGACGGTCAATGGTTATCGGGCAGTAGTTGTACTGGCTTCACCTACTATAGCCGCCGGGCAACAAGCACCTGCGGAAGCCGAGAAAACCCTTGTATTGAGTTATTATATTCAGAAAGAACAAAACATTTTTTGTCTGCACGGAGTCTGTGCCAATAAGGACTACCAGAGCTATCAAAATCTTTTTCTCAACACGATGGAAGGGTTTAATAACCTGACAGATCCTAACAAAATAAATGTCTTCCCAGAATATATCTCTGTAGTGAATGCACCCAGAACTGCTACCCTCAGTGAATTACTCACCAGCTACGGTATCACCCAAGCACGACTCGAAGAATTTGCCATACTCAATGGTATGCAACTTAAAGATGTAGTGCCTGCCGGAAAGCTATTTAAAGTAGCGCAGAAAGGCAAAGCTTGA
- a CDS encoding MFS transporter has product MPPVPEATRLYTTPFLLLCLSHALFAGSFNMMIPELPNYLRSMGGAQYIGLIIALFTVTAGASRPFSGKLTDTIGRLPVMYFGVFACIICGFLYPVMHTVAGFLWIRFFHGFSTGFKPTASSAYVADIVPWNRRGEALGILGICSSVGSSATPPLGSWVVSSYGINMMFYVSSLLAFISLIILIQLPETLVGNKKFKLSHLKVDKQDIFDPLVLPAAIVMICCYFSYGVLLTLAPDISDRLQLGNRGIYFTVFTLSSIATRFFAGKIADRVGRVPVIKASIFIIILAMLVYALCHTPALFYIASVLFGFGIGIFFPAISAWTIDLGEHDKRGRAMATMYISLEIAIGGGAFISGSYIGDHVGRVPYMFYFSALMGIIGLVYLYRYDNSKIMPLIKNLRNR; this is encoded by the coding sequence ATGCCACCTGTGCCTGAGGCCACCCGACTGTATACCACCCCTTTTTTATTACTTTGTTTGTCCCATGCTTTGTTTGCCGGCAGCTTCAATATGATGATCCCTGAGCTGCCAAATTATCTGCGATCAATGGGCGGTGCACAATATATTGGCTTGATCATTGCACTTTTTACGGTGACTGCAGGAGCATCCCGTCCATTTAGTGGTAAACTGACCGATACGATTGGTCGGCTGCCGGTCATGTATTTTGGCGTTTTTGCTTGTATTATTTGTGGGTTTTTATACCCGGTGATGCATACTGTAGCGGGTTTTTTGTGGATACGGTTTTTTCATGGGTTTTCTACGGGATTCAAACCGACCGCTTCTTCGGCTTATGTAGCGGATATCGTGCCCTGGAATCGCCGGGGTGAAGCGCTTGGCATCTTAGGTATATGTTCCAGCGTAGGGTCCTCTGCTACACCACCTTTGGGAAGCTGGGTTGTATCCTCCTATGGAATCAATATGATGTTTTATGTATCTTCTTTGCTTGCATTTATTTCTCTCATTATTTTAATTCAGCTGCCAGAGACCCTGGTAGGAAATAAAAAATTTAAATTAAGTCATCTAAAAGTCGATAAGCAGGATATATTTGATCCTTTAGTGTTGCCGGCAGCCATCGTGATGATCTGCTGTTATTTTTCTTACGGAGTCCTTTTGACCTTAGCGCCCGATATCAGTGACCGATTACAATTGGGCAATCGGGGTATTTATTTTACGGTATTTACATTATCCAGCATCGCCACCAGGTTTTTTGCAGGTAAAATAGCAGATAGAGTGGGCAGAGTGCCAGTCATTAAAGCATCGATCTTTATTATCATCCTGGCGATGTTGGTTTATGCTCTTTGTCATACCCCTGCCTTATTTTACATAGCCTCTGTCTTGTTTGGATTCGGTATCGGGATATTCTTCCCGGCTATCTCTGCCTGGACGATTGATTTAGGGGAGCATGACAAAAGAGGCCGAGCCATGGCTACGATGTATATCTCGCTGGAGATAGCGATCGGCGGAGGTGCCTTCATATCTGGATCATATATCGGTGATCATGTAGGACGGGTACCCTATATGTTTTACTTTTCAGCATTGATGGGCATCATTGGGCTTGTCTACCTATATCGATATGACAATTCGAAGATCATGCCTTTGATTAAGAATTTAAGAAATAGATAA
- the araA gene encoding L-arabinose isomerase yields the protein MLPSLAEFEIWFVTGSQHLYGDTTLTKVNTHSKEIARYLDEQPSIPVKIIFKPVLTTPEEIFALIKEANYQDSCIGLILWMHTFSPAKMWINGLNILHKPFAHLHTQYNASIPWSSIDMDFMNLNQSAHGDREFGFMASRMHLRRKVIVGHWKNQAVINKISTWTRIAAAWQDSQTMKVARIGDNMRQVAVTEGNKVSAQIQFGYQVNTYGVGDLVGYVDDVTESEIIHTMQAYEDQYEVMISLHHGFEKRQSLVEAARIEVGLRHFLNDGGFQAFTDTFEDLHGLRQLPGIAVQRLMAEGYGFAGEGDWKTAALVRSMKVMATGLPGGNSFMEDYTYHFDEADDLVLGAHMLEICPSISSSKARCEVHPLGIGGKDDPVRLVFEGDPGPAINASLIDLGDRFRLVINEVVALEISEDMPYLPVARTLWKPLPDLALAAEAWIVAGGAHHTCFSQNIGADALQDYADLAGIECVRIDSHTTNINDFKQKLRNNAAYFHRQQ from the coding sequence ATGCTTCCTTCATTAGCTGAATTCGAAATCTGGTTTGTCACCGGTAGTCAACATTTGTATGGTGATACCACCCTGACCAAAGTCAATACCCATTCAAAAGAAATCGCCAGATACCTGGATGAGCAGCCCTCGATTCCGGTCAAGATCATTTTCAAACCCGTCCTCACTACTCCTGAAGAGATCTTTGCATTGATCAAAGAGGCTAACTATCAGGATTCCTGTATCGGTTTGATCCTTTGGATGCACACTTTCTCCCCGGCTAAAATGTGGATCAATGGTCTGAATATCCTGCACAAACCATTTGCTCACCTGCACACTCAATACAACGCCAGTATCCCATGGTCATCTATCGACATGGATTTTATGAACCTGAATCAGTCCGCTCATGGTGATAGAGAGTTTGGGTTTATGGCCAGCAGGATGCACCTGAGAAGGAAGGTCATCGTCGGTCACTGGAAAAATCAAGCTGTCATCAATAAAATATCCACCTGGACCAGAATAGCAGCTGCCTGGCAGGACAGTCAAACCATGAAAGTGGCCAGGATAGGTGATAATATGCGACAAGTAGCGGTCACAGAAGGCAATAAAGTATCTGCACAAATCCAATTTGGTTACCAGGTAAACACGTACGGTGTAGGTGACCTGGTCGGATATGTCGATGATGTCACTGAAAGCGAAATCATCCATACTATGCAAGCTTACGAAGATCAGTACGAGGTGATGATAAGCCTGCATCACGGTTTCGAAAAAAGACAATCCCTGGTAGAAGCAGCCCGTATAGAGGTCGGATTGAGACATTTTTTGAATGATGGAGGATTTCAAGCTTTTACAGATACTTTCGAAGATCTCCACGGTTTACGCCAGCTCCCGGGCATCGCAGTCCAACGATTGATGGCAGAAGGATATGGATTCGCCGGAGAAGGCGACTGGAAGACCGCTGCATTGGTACGTAGCATGAAAGTCATGGCCACAGGGCTGCCTGGGGGCAATAGTTTTATGGAAGACTATACCTACCATTTTGACGAGGCTGATGACCTGGTACTGGGAGCCCATATGTTAGAGATCTGTCCTTCAATAAGTTCATCTAAGGCGCGGTGTGAGGTACATCCATTGGGGATAGGTGGCAAAGATGATCCTGTAAGATTGGTTTTTGAAGGTGATCCCGGACCAGCCATCAATGCATCGCTGATAGACCTGGGAGATCGATTCAGATTGGTGATTAACGAGGTCGTAGCCCTTGAGATCAGCGAGGACATGCCCTACCTTCCTGTCGCGAGGACCCTTTGGAAGCCCTTGCCGGATCTTGCCCTGGCAGCTGAAGCCTGGATAGTAGCAGGAGGTGCCCATCACACCTGCTTTAGTCAAAATATAGGTGCGGATGCTTTGCAAGATTATGCAGACTTAGCCGGTATAGAATGTGTACGGATAGATAGTCATACGACCAATATCAATGACTTCAAACAGAAGTTACGCAATAATGCCGCCTATTTTCACCGCCAGCAATAA
- a CDS encoding T9SS type A sorting domain-containing protein, translating to MHASFHKPPIFSTILFFKIGIFFLLLAPGSMSAQLLSWAPAFPKASDPITITLDATKGDLGLMGYNGNVYVHVGVITSSSKNAADWKYVPFAWGGTAITSLTTAVGVNRWRYTISNIRSFFNVPASEQILKIAVLYRQGGCTNCASHRNADGSDMYIPVYDDQLALRFEQPPLVPLYRPQPEPIKISQGQSLQIKIISNQSADLSIKLSQVTLSQASGMDSLGGMIAMIGPGQYTVTASASAGGKEVKDSFAFTVPGTVTGTKPLPSGLRPGINRGDGDSSLTLVLVAPGKNKISVLGDFPGNDWSDQPAYQMNLDPDGRTWWLKIPGLDPKVEYSYQYEVDGAQKIADPYAEKILDPTYDAVITSQTYPGLKAYPSGKTNGIVSVVRTNNSAYQWKHPFIRPDKSQLVIYEVLLRDYLANHDFKSLTDTLGYLSRLGINAIELMPVNEFEGNQSWGYNPDFFFAVDKYYGTEHDFKSFIDSCHGRGIAVIMDMVLNHATGSCPLAALYWDGVNQRPSADNPWFNVTARHPFNVFNDFNHESPDTKYFSSRVMQYWLKEYQVDGFRFDLSKGFTQKNNPNDVGAWSAYDASRIAIWKQYYDSIQSYVPGAYVILEHFADNAEEFALADAGMLLWGNHNGAYSEAAMGYVNNANLTNSLYQSRGWTKPHLVSYMESHDEERLMYKNLQFGNVAGAYSTKNLTTALDRMKLATSFFLLSPGPKMIWQFGELGYDYSVNTCSNGTVNTNCRLDGKPITWQYTQVPARSLVLDWYQRLLQLRKSDAFQNAMKQFDYSLTSAFKYLTFKSNDLNVVVVGNFDVTNASGTVTFPRTGMWVDLKDNQTKVINQTNNSFTLAPGEYHVYLDRPLDQVTANRETLSTSVKVKVYPNPSLGAGTLQLELVKAATIHLVITNIHGQTILQTKNQKWPAGTHQLPIGIDVPGTYFIKVRSSEGMQVLKYVRW from the coding sequence ATGCACGCTTCTTTCCATAAGCCCCCTATTTTTTCGACCATACTCTTTTTCAAGATTGGTATTTTCTTTTTACTCCTGGCACCGGGGTCGATGTCTGCTCAGTTACTTTCCTGGGCACCCGCTTTTCCGAAGGCATCTGATCCAATTACGATCACCCTCGATGCTACCAAAGGCGATTTGGGCCTGATGGGATATAACGGTAATGTGTATGTGCATGTTGGCGTGATCACCTCCTCCAGCAAAAATGCTGCAGATTGGAAATATGTTCCTTTTGCCTGGGGCGGTACTGCCATTACTTCTCTAACTACTGCGGTCGGAGTCAATCGTTGGCGATATACTATCTCCAATATCAGGTCCTTTTTTAATGTACCTGCCAGTGAACAAATTCTCAAGATAGCTGTCCTGTACAGGCAAGGTGGATGTACTAACTGTGCTTCACATAGGAATGCAGATGGCAGTGATATGTATATCCCCGTATATGATGATCAATTGGCATTGAGATTTGAGCAACCACCGCTCGTCCCGCTATATCGTCCACAACCTGAACCGATCAAAATCAGCCAGGGTCAAAGTCTGCAAATAAAAATAATCAGCAATCAATCAGCAGATCTCAGCATCAAGCTCAGTCAGGTCACCCTATCGCAAGCATCGGGCATGGACAGCCTTGGCGGTATGATAGCCATGATCGGTCCAGGTCAATATACAGTCACAGCCAGTGCATCCGCTGGTGGCAAAGAGGTTAAAGATTCGTTCGCATTTACGGTGCCAGGTACTGTCACAGGTACTAAACCATTGCCATCCGGCTTAAGACCCGGCATCAATCGGGGAGATGGAGATAGTTCTCTAACCCTGGTGCTGGTCGCTCCTGGCAAAAACAAAATAAGTGTGTTGGGTGATTTTCCCGGCAATGATTGGTCTGATCAGCCTGCCTACCAGATGAATCTTGACCCCGATGGTCGTACCTGGTGGTTGAAGATACCTGGTTTGGACCCGAAGGTAGAATATAGTTACCAATATGAGGTAGATGGCGCACAGAAGATCGCTGATCCTTACGCTGAAAAAATTCTGGACCCTACCTATGATGCTGTGATCACGAGCCAAACTTATCCCGGACTCAAAGCATATCCTTCAGGCAAAACCAATGGGATCGTCAGTGTAGTCAGGACAAACAATTCAGCCTATCAATGGAAGCATCCATTTATACGGCCTGATAAATCTCAATTGGTGATCTACGAAGTTCTGTTGAGGGATTACCTTGCAAATCATGATTTTAAATCTCTGACGGATACGCTAGGATATCTTTCACGCCTAGGCATCAATGCCATCGAACTAATGCCAGTCAATGAATTTGAAGGCAATCAATCCTGGGGATACAATCCGGATTTCTTTTTTGCAGTAGACAAATATTATGGTACAGAGCATGATTTCAAAAGTTTTATAGATTCATGTCACGGCAGAGGCATCGCGGTGATCATGGACATGGTATTGAATCATGCGACCGGCAGTTGCCCCCTGGCAGCTTTGTACTGGGATGGAGTCAATCAAAGACCTTCTGCAGACAATCCCTGGTTTAACGTGACCGCGCGTCACCCGTTTAATGTATTCAATGATTTTAATCACGAAAGCCCCGATACGAAGTATTTCAGCAGCCGGGTTATGCAGTACTGGCTCAAAGAATACCAGGTCGATGGATTCCGGTTTGACCTATCCAAAGGGTTTACTCAAAAAAACAATCCCAATGATGTAGGGGCCTGGAGCGCTTACGATGCCAGCAGAATCGCCATTTGGAAACAATATTATGACAGCATTCAATCTTATGTTCCCGGAGCATATGTCATCCTGGAACATTTTGCTGACAATGCTGAAGAATTTGCATTGGCAGATGCAGGTATGCTGCTTTGGGGGAATCATAATGGCGCTTATAGTGAAGCGGCTATGGGTTATGTCAATAATGCCAATCTGACCAATTCTTTGTACCAATCCCGCGGCTGGACCAAACCACATCTGGTCAGCTATATGGAATCCCATGATGAAGAACGACTCATGTATAAAAATCTTCAATTTGGGAATGTTGCAGGAGCCTATTCGACAAAAAATCTTACTACTGCGCTGGACCGGATGAAACTCGCCACTTCATTTTTTTTATTATCCCCCGGGCCCAAAATGATCTGGCAGTTTGGTGAGTTGGGCTATGACTATTCGGTCAATACCTGTAGCAATGGTACTGTCAATACCAACTGCCGCCTGGACGGTAAACCCATCACCTGGCAATACACCCAGGTTCCTGCCAGAAGTTTAGTTTTAGATTGGTATCAAAGATTGTTGCAATTGAGAAAATCAGATGCCTTTCAAAATGCAATGAAACAATTTGATTATAGCCTTACATCGGCTTTTAAATATCTTACGTTTAAATCCAATGATCTCAATGTAGTCGTCGTGGGCAATTTTGATGTCACCAATGCCAGTGGCACGGTTACTTTCCCCAGGACCGGAATGTGGGTAGACCTGAAAGACAATCAAACCAAAGTGATTAACCAGACTAATAATTCCTTTACACTGGCACCAGGAGAATATCATGTATACCTCGATCGCCCTCTGGATCAAGTGACAGCCAATCGGGAGACACTCAGCACTTCGGTCAAAGTAAAAGTGTACCCCAATCCATCTTTGGGTGCCGGCACTTTACAATTAGAGTTAGTCAAAGCTGCTACCATCCACCTGGTCATTACTAATATCCATGGGCAGACCATACTTCAAACGAAAAACCAAAAATGGCCTGCCGGTACCCACCAGCTACCAATCGGGATCGATGTACCCGGCACCTATTTTATCAAAGTCAGAAGTTCGGAAGGGATGCAGGTCCTGAAGTATGTGCGATGGTAA
- a CDS encoding DJ-1/PfpI family protein, which translates to MSSKKILIITGDAGESFEVLYAKQRMIEAGHLPVIAAPAVKRMNLVIHDFEPGWDTYKESPGYQVMSDVDFDHVASQDYDAVICIGGRAPEYLRNDARVIRLVQEFNVQGKYIFAICHGIQILVTAGLVENKNITCYEHVKFEVTSCGGTYIKDQEAVQDGKIITGQTWQSHPEFYRLVMQSLA; encoded by the coding sequence ATGTCATCCAAAAAAATACTCATCATCACAGGCGATGCCGGCGAAAGCTTCGAGGTACTCTATGCCAAACAACGTATGATCGAGGCTGGCCATCTTCCTGTGATCGCTGCCCCTGCAGTCAAAAGAATGAATCTGGTCATCCATGATTTTGAACCAGGATGGGATACCTACAAAGAAAGCCCGGGCTACCAGGTGATGTCCGATGTGGACTTTGACCACGTAGCCTCGCAAGACTATGATGCTGTAATTTGTATCGGTGGCAGAGCCCCTGAATACTTGCGCAATGACGCACGAGTGATCAGGCTGGTGCAAGAGTTTAATGTTCAAGGTAAATACATATTTGCCATCTGCCATGGTATTCAGATACTGGTCACTGCCGGACTGGTTGAAAACAAAAACATCACCTGCTATGAACATGTCAAGTTTGAAGTCACTTCTTGCGGTGGTACCTATATTAAAGATCAGGAAGCGGTACAAGATGGCAAGATCATTACCGGTCAGACCTGGCAATCACACCCTGAGTTTTATCGGTTGGTCATGCAAAGTCTCGCATAA